One part of the Candidatus Zixiibacteriota bacterium genome encodes these proteins:
- a CDS encoding slipin family protein has protein sequence MAGAGILTLIIIALFILANAIRILREYERGIIFRLGRLMGTRGPGLILLIPIVDRMVKVSLRVVTMDVPPQDVITRDNVTVKVNAVIYFRVIDASKAIVEVEDFLYATSMISQTTLRSVLGQVELDDLLSGREKINQQLQKIIDEQTEPWGIKVSVVEVKNVDLPQEMQRAIARQAEAERERRAKIIHAEGEYQAAEKLALAAGIIGKTPTGIQLRFLQTLTEIATEKNSTILFPVPIDLFTPFIKKLQEGTEKKE, from the coding sequence ATGGCAGGTGCAGGAATTTTGACCCTGATCATCATCGCGCTTTTCATCTTAGCCAATGCTATCAGGATCTTAAGAGAGTACGAAAGAGGGATAATTTTCAGATTGGGAAGATTGATGGGCACCAGAGGTCCAGGTCTGATCTTGCTGATACCGATAGTTGACCGGATGGTTAAGGTCAGTTTGAGAGTGGTGACTATGGATGTGCCACCTCAGGATGTAATCACCCGGGATAATGTGACGGTTAAGGTTAATGCAGTAATCTATTTTCGGGTGATAGACGCCAGCAAAGCTATTGTGGAGGTGGAAGATTTCCTTTATGCTACCTCGATGATCTCCCAGACTACTTTAAGGAGTGTTTTAGGACAGGTGGAGTTAGATGACCTCTTATCTGGCCGGGAGAAGATTAATCAACAATTGCAAAAGATAATCGATGAACAGACCGAGCCCTGGGGGATTAAAGTTTCAGTGGTAGAGGTGAAGAACGTTGATCTGCCTCAGGAGATGCAGAGGGCAATTGCCAGACAGGCAGAGGCGGAAAGGGAGAGAAGGGCTAAGATTATTCATGCTGAAGGTGAATACCAGGCCGCGGAGAAATTAGCCCTGGCCGCCGGTATAATCGGCAAAACTCCGACTGGCATACAGCTGAGATTTCTGCAGACTTTAACTGAGATAGCAACAGAAAAGAACTCCACTATCCTTTTCCCGGTGCCGATTGACCTTTTCACTCCCTTTATAAAGAAACTGCAAGAAGGTACGGAGAAGAAAGAGTAG
- a CDS encoding nodulation protein NfeD has translation MKKRAVVYLLIILFSFAGLLFSASKRIDLVNIDGAIGPITARIITNAIKSASDDGSEALVIELNTPGGLDESMRQITRDILNAEVPVVIYVAPSGSRAASAGVFITLAAHIAAMAPGTNIGAAHPVSIGGQIDSTMQEKVTNDAVAYIKSIATKRGRNANWAEQSVRKSVSITEYEALKDSVIDLVANNVRDLLDKIDGRKVELPSGEKVLNTKNALVQKINIGWWDNILQIIANPTIAYILFTLAMWGLFFELSNPGSILPGVVGGICLILAIFAFQALPINYAGILLMILAIILFIAEVKVVSHGLLTIGGIISMILGSLMLINSPEPYMRVSLVVVVTVTLGTALFFIFAIGMGLKAQMKKVTTGDKGMIGKIGQARTELKPEGYVFVRGELWKAECDPQSGGVEKGEKVKVIGIENLVLKVTKT, from the coding sequence ATGAAAAAAAGAGCCGTTGTATACCTATTAATTATTTTGTTCTCTTTTGCCGGCTTACTTTTCTCCGCCAGTAAAAGGATAGACCTGGTTAATATCGACGGGGCGATTGGTCCAATCACTGCCAGAATCATCACCAATGCAATTAAATCAGCATCAGATGATGGTTCGGAGGCCTTAGTAATAGAATTGAATACCCCGGGAGGTCTGGATGAATCGATGCGCCAGATAACCAGGGATATTTTAAACGCCGAGGTGCCAGTGGTAATCTATGTGGCTCCATCCGGATCCAGGGCTGCCTCAGCCGGGGTTTTTATAACTTTAGCCGCCCATATTGCGGCTATGGCTCCTGGAACAAATATTGGAGCGGCTCATCCGGTCAGCATTGGCGGGCAGATAGATTCGACTATGCAGGAGAAGGTTACCAATGATGCGGTTGCCTATATTAAAAGTATTGCCACCAAAAGAGGCAGAAATGCCAACTGGGCAGAGCAATCTGTTCGCAAGAGCGTGTCCATAACCGAATATGAGGCATTGAAAGACAGCGTAATCGACCTGGTAGCCAATAATGTCAGGGATCTGCTGGATAAAATCGATGGAAGAAAAGTCGAATTGCCCTCAGGCGAGAAGGTGCTGAATACTAAAAATGCGCTGGTTCAAAAGATAAACATCGGCTGGTGGGATAACATCCTGCAGATTATAGCCAACCCGACTATTGCTTATATTCTTTTCACTTTGGCGATGTGGGGGCTTTTCTTTGAGCTTTCCAATCCGGGTTCGATTCTGCCTGGAGTAGTTGGTGGAATCTGCCTGATCCTGGCGATTTTTGCTTTCCAGGCACTACCGATCAATTACGCCGGCATACTACTGATGATCCTCGCAATAATCCTTTTTATCGCCGAGGTGAAGGTGGTGAGCCACGGGCTTTTAACCATAGGAGGTATAATCTCTATGATTTTAGGTTCTCTGATGCTGATAAATTCGCCTGAACCTTATATGCGTGTTTCACTGGTGGTAGTTGTGACCGTGACTCTGGGGACTGCTCTATTTTTCATCTTCGCCATCGGAATGGGGTTAAAAGCTCAGATGAAGAAGGTGACTACTGGGGATAAGGGTATGATCGGGAAAATCGGTCAAGCCAGGACAGAGCTCAAGCCTGAGGGATACGTTTTCGTTCGAGGTGAGCTATGGAAAGCAGAATGTGACCCGCAGAGCGGCGGCGTAGAAAAAGGGGAGAAGGTGAAAGTTATAGGGATAGAAAACTTAGTACTAAAAGTAACCAAAACATGA